GAATCGTTTCATGAAAACGCCCACACCTTTCAGCGTACGGGCGGGGTCCACCAGGCGGCCATAGCATCAGATGGAGAAATAGAAATCCAGTTTTCAGATATAGGAAGACATAACGCTTTAGATAAGCTTTACGGTCACGTCATTAAAAACGGAGGCCGCAAAAAGAATCACGTCATTATTTTCAGCGGTCGCATTTCTTCAGAAGTACTCTTGAAGGTATCGAAAATGGGGATCGGGTGCCTGTTGTCTAAATCGGCTCCTACGGATTTAGCCCTGCAGCTTGCTGAAGATCTAAACATAACCGCTGTCGGATTCATACGCGGCGGGAGGATGAATGTTTATACTCATCCGGAGCGTATTGAGTTAAAAGAAAAGGACGATACCGTCACACCGAACAGGGAGGAATTCAATTGAACGACAGAGACCATACCGTCGTGACCATTAATGGCACGGAATATTTAGCTGATCCGGGGCAGAATTTATTAGATTTAATTAACACAACAGACGAGGATGTACCTCAAATATGCTACAACGAATCCCTTGGGCCGATCCAGACATGTGATACATGTATGGTTCAGGTTAATGGGGAAATTCAGCGCGCCTGCGGAATGAAAGTGGAAGCAGGAATGCGGGTCCAGACGAAGCTGCCTCATGTACATAAAGCACAAAAAGAGGCGCTTGATCGGGTGCTTGAAAAGCACGAACTTTATTGCACCGTTTGTGATTATAATAATGGAGATTGCGAGATTCATAATACCATGGCGGACTTCGGGCTTGATCACCAGTCCCGTCCGTTTCAGCCGACATCTTATAACCGTGATGACTCCGGGTCTTTTTACCGATATGATCCGGATCAGTGCATTCTTTGCGGACGCTGTGTAGAAGTCTGTCAGGACGTTCAGGTAAACGAAACGCTGACCATTGACTGGGAACGCCAGGAGCCTAGAGTTATCTGGGATAACGATGTGCCGATTGACCAGTCTTCGTGTGTAAACTGCGGCCAATGCTCTACCGTTTGTCCATGTAATGCCATGATGGAAGTAGGAATGGAAAAAGAAGCCGGCTTCTTAACCGATCAGCAGCCAGGTATTTTAAAATCGATGATCGACTTAACGAAAAAAGTGGAAACGGGGTACGGGCCTTTATTTGCCGTATCTGATTCAGAAGCGGCCATGCGTGAAGAGCGTATCGATAAAACGAAAACCGTTTGCACCTACTGTGGAGTTGGCTGCTCTTTTGATGTATGGACAAAAGACCGCGAAATTCTGAAGGTAGAACCTCATCCTGAGTCCCCGGCAAACGGCATTTCCACCTGTGTCAAAGGGAAATTTGGCTGGGATTATGTGAACTCAGATGATCGTCTGCAAAAACCGCTGATCCGCCGCGGAGATACCTTTGAAGAAGTAGAGTGGGAAGAAGCAATTGCTTATGCGGTTCGCCGTATGAATGAAATTAAAGCTGAAAAAGGAGCCGATCATCTAGGGTTCATCTCTTCTTCTAAAGCGACCAATGAAGAGTCTTACTTGATGCAGAAGATTTCCCGCCAGGTCATTGGTACGAATAACGTCGATAACTGCTCTCGTTACTGCCAGGCACCTGCCACCAAAGGTCTATTCCGTACCGTTGGCTATGGAGGAGATTCCGGGTCCATTGATGATTTAGCTAAATCTGAGCTAGTGATGACCATTGGTTCAAATACTGCAGAGTCTCATCCGGTGCTAGCTTCAAGAATCAAACGTTCCCAAAAGCTGTTTGGCCAAAAACTGTTCGTATTTGACCTGCGAAAACACGAAATGGCTAAACGCGCCGATCGTTTCTTCAGCCCTAAATCCGGTACCGATCTTGTATGGATTTCTGCCGTAACGAAGTACATTCTGGACCAGGGCTGGGAAGATCAAAACTTCTTGAACGACTGGGTAAATGGTTTTGAGGATTACAGAGAAAGCCTGGAGCCGTTCACTTTGGAATATGCTGCCAATATGACTGGCTTCTCAGAAGAGGACTTGAAAGACCTTGCCAAGGAGATTGTGGAAGCCAAAACGGTGTCCGTCTGCTGGGCGATGGGTGTAACGCAGCATATGCTGGGAAGCGATACGAGTACAGCCATTTCCAACCTGCTATTGATCACAGGTAACTACGGCAAACCGGGCACAGGCGCGTATCCACTTCGCGGTCACAACAATGTACAGGGCTGCAGTGACTTTGGAAGTCAGCCTGACCAATACCCAGGCTATGAAAGCGTAACGGATGATGAAGTAAGAAAACGTTATGAAGAGGCATGGGGTGTGGATCTGCCACATGAAAAAGGCATGGACAACCACGAAATGATAGAAGCCATTCATGATGGCAATCTGTCCATGATGTATGTGATTGGGGAAGATACAGGAATCGTCGATGCCAACATCAACTACGTAACTGCCGCTTTTGAAAAACTCGATTTCTTTATCGTGCAGGATCTGTTCCTTACACGAACAGCGGAATACGCAGACGTTGTTCTTCCGGCTTCTCCAAGTTTAGAGAAAGAAGGGACGTTCACGAATACGGAAAGAAGGATTCAACGATTGTATCAATCTTTAGAGCCGCTGCAAGGAACAAAACCAGATTGGGAAATCCTGCAGGATATCGCTAAAGAAGCAGGCTTTGATTGGAATTACAAGCATCCATCTGAAATTATGGACGAAGCGGCAAGTCTGGCTCCTTTATTTGCCGGTGTAACTTACGATCGTCTGGAAGGCTATGATTCTCTTCAGTGGCCAGTAGCGAAAGATGGAACAGACGAGCCATTGCTCTTCGTAGATGGTTTTCCATTCGAGGATGGGAAAGCGCGCCTTTATCCATTAGACTTTGAATTAATGTATGACACAACAGAAGAATATGATTTACACGTAAATAATGGACGTTTACTGGAGCATTTCCACGAAGGGAATATGACGTACCGTTCCGCAGGTATATCCAGGAAGACACCGGATTCCTTCGTAGAGGTTTCAGAGGAGCTGGCGAAAGAACGGGGCATTGAAGAAGGAGCCCGGGTTAAGCTGATCTCTGAATCAGGTGAAGCGACTGGAACTGTAACCGTTACGGATCGTGTGAAAGGGAAAGAGCTGTTCGTGCCTATGAATGGAACCGGAAAATCAGCGGTGAACCTGCTTACCGATAACCGGGTCGATAAGGACACAGATACACCAGCTTATAAAGAAATTGCGGTGAAAATGAAAGTGCTTAAGAAAAAAGGTAAATCACCAATTCCTGATAACAATCATAGACGCGGTAATCCTGTCCCTCAAATCAGTGTTAAAGTTGAGGAGAAATGGAAGCGTGACGATTACGAATTTCCTGGAAGTCAGGTGAAGCGATAATGGCGAAACCAATTACGAGCATTAAAAAGTATGAAGCCAGCCGCGAGGAACAAATTGAGAAAGATTTTGAAGAAGTAAAAGCGGCCATTGCCGATAATAAAACAGCCATTTTAAAGGGAATTGATCTTTTAAAAGCTCTTGAGGAAAGTGAGACGCTGGATGCTGCTACGGCTTTCACCTACAAACGAAAAGAAATACTCGCTAACATTGTAGAGGAAATCAACCGTGATATGTATACGGGTATTCTGGAGAATATTCCAGAAATCGTCTATCTGCTGGGTGATCTGGATTTGAAGACAGTAAGGGACGTAACCTCTAAGCTTAACCAGGGTATGGAGGAGATGAACACTGCTGCATCCTCCAAGGAAAAAACATCCGTCCTGGATTTAGCTAAAGCGCTGAAAGACCCTGAAATCAATCGCAGCATTACCATGCTCATGAGTTTCTTAAAAGGTATGGGACGTAACTAACTAAATAACAAATCAAACAGCCTTCTCCTTCATGCACCCAGGAGAGGGCTGTTTTTGTATTGTAGTATTTTATGGAACTTACTCTGGGTCTATTGTGAGATTAAAGAATAGGTTTCAAATCTTATAAATTGGAGAATATAAACATTTTCACATGATAATAGATCTTCTATGGTTAACAACTACACGTCTATCTATACTATCAGAACAAAAGTGGGAAATCCTATCTAAAGGGTAAGGAGGAGAAGGTTTTGAAAGAAAAAAAGAAAACAGAGCTTTTCTATTTGAGTATTGGTTATGGCGTCATATTAATGTTGTTGCTTGCTTCAATAAAATTTTTATTAGTAGATGACTATATAGGGAATTTTTTAATCGTGGTTAGTATTCTCTGTATGGGAAGCATCATAAGGTATTTCGAACGAATCCTTCTCCCGGAATCGAAAGAAAGTCGAATCATAAAAGCTGTTTTCATTGGATGTATAATCTTAATAGGTTTAGGTGGTCTTCTTAT
The Halobacillus halophilus DSM 2266 DNA segment above includes these coding regions:
- a CDS encoding DUF1641 domain-containing protein, whose protein sequence is MAKPITSIKKYEASREEQIEKDFEEVKAAIADNKTAILKGIDLLKALEESETLDAATAFTYKRKEILANIVEEINRDMYTGILENIPEIVYLLGDLDLKTVRDVTSKLNQGMEEMNTAASSKEKTSVLDLAKALKDPEINRSITMLMSFLKGMGRN
- the fdhD gene encoding formate dehydrogenase accessory sulfurtransferase FdhD, whose translation is MSKGTKTWNMVRVDGSDAYATTDIVAEEFPLTIMINGQEFATMVCTPDHLEELVIGFLATEGAIYTIKEIEQLSIDEERGFAYVETSRPIPVGESEQKRWIGSCCGKSRAFYFQNDAKTARTVMNQFTLSPESCMQLMESFHENAHTFQRTGGVHQAAIASDGEIEIQFSDIGRHNALDKLYGHVIKNGGRKKNHVIIFSGRISSEVLLKVSKMGIGCLLSKSAPTDLALQLAEDLNITAVGFIRGGRMNVYTHPERIELKEKDDTVTPNREEFN
- the fdhF gene encoding formate dehydrogenase subunit alpha, with protein sequence MNDRDHTVVTINGTEYLADPGQNLLDLINTTDEDVPQICYNESLGPIQTCDTCMVQVNGEIQRACGMKVEAGMRVQTKLPHVHKAQKEALDRVLEKHELYCTVCDYNNGDCEIHNTMADFGLDHQSRPFQPTSYNRDDSGSFYRYDPDQCILCGRCVEVCQDVQVNETLTIDWERQEPRVIWDNDVPIDQSSCVNCGQCSTVCPCNAMMEVGMEKEAGFLTDQQPGILKSMIDLTKKVETGYGPLFAVSDSEAAMREERIDKTKTVCTYCGVGCSFDVWTKDREILKVEPHPESPANGISTCVKGKFGWDYVNSDDRLQKPLIRRGDTFEEVEWEEAIAYAVRRMNEIKAEKGADHLGFISSSKATNEESYLMQKISRQVIGTNNVDNCSRYCQAPATKGLFRTVGYGGDSGSIDDLAKSELVMTIGSNTAESHPVLASRIKRSQKLFGQKLFVFDLRKHEMAKRADRFFSPKSGTDLVWISAVTKYILDQGWEDQNFLNDWVNGFEDYRESLEPFTLEYAANMTGFSEEDLKDLAKEIVEAKTVSVCWAMGVTQHMLGSDTSTAISNLLLITGNYGKPGTGAYPLRGHNNVQGCSDFGSQPDQYPGYESVTDDEVRKRYEEAWGVDLPHEKGMDNHEMIEAIHDGNLSMMYVIGEDTGIVDANINYVTAAFEKLDFFIVQDLFLTRTAEYADVVLPASPSLEKEGTFTNTERRIQRLYQSLEPLQGTKPDWEILQDIAKEAGFDWNYKHPSEIMDEAASLAPLFAGVTYDRLEGYDSLQWPVAKDGTDEPLLFVDGFPFEDGKARLYPLDFELMYDTTEEYDLHVNNGRLLEHFHEGNMTYRSAGISRKTPDSFVEVSEELAKERGIEEGARVKLISESGEATGTVTVTDRVKGKELFVPMNGTGKSAVNLLTDNRVDKDTDTPAYKEIAVKMKVLKKKGKSPIPDNNHRRGNPVPQISVKVEEKWKRDDYEFPGSQVKR